The sequence below is a genomic window from Mycobacterium sp. ITM-2016-00316.
GCCGACCAGGAGAATCCACATGTCGCAGATCATGTACAACTACCCGGCCATGCTCGCGCTGTCGGCCGAGATGAACGGTTTCGCAGGCGCGCTGAACGCCGTCGGTGCGGATATCGCCGCCGAGCAGGCCGCGCTGTCGGGCGCCTGGCAGGGCGACACCGGTATGA
It includes:
- a CDS encoding WXG100 family type VII secretion target; this encodes MSQIMYNYPAMLALSAEMNGFAGALNAVGADIAAEQAALSGAWQGDTGMTYQAWQAQWNASMTELVRAYQAMASTHETNTMSMNARDRAEGAKWG